Proteins from one Nakamurella multipartita DSM 44233 genomic window:
- a CDS encoding HPr family phosphocarrier protein yields MPTRKVKVASRVGLHARPASLFVQAVTATGLPVTIAKGDGDPVDARSILMVMGLAVGNNDEVTLTAEGDGADAALDQLVELLEVDHDAP; encoded by the coding sequence ATGCCCACCCGCAAGGTCAAGGTCGCGTCCCGCGTCGGCCTGCATGCCCGCCCGGCCTCGCTGTTCGTCCAGGCCGTCACCGCCACCGGGCTGCCGGTGACCATTGCCAAGGGTGACGGCGATCCCGTCGACGCCCGCAGCATCCTGATGGTCATGGGCCTGGCCGTCGGCAACAACGACGAGGTCACCCTGACCGCCGAGGGTGACGGCGCCGACGCCGCCCTCGACCAGCTGGTCGAGCTGCTCGAGGTCGACCACGACGCTCCCTGA
- a CDS encoding DeoR/GlpR family DNA-binding transcription regulator — translation MYAPERQQAILGHARSVGRVDVNMLAEQFDVTPETIRRDLNELERRGLVRRVHGGAIPVERFGLELPVAQRTSRNAEHKERIAKAALDELPDSGSIIIDAGTTTVRLAEMLPADRQFTVVTHALPIAAMLAERPNITLLLVGGQVRQGTLAAVGGWSQAGYRSVLADVAFAGTNGISRNRGLTTPDLAEAAVKQSLIASARRTIVLADHSKVGHDEFAHVADLSEVDTLITDSEVDANMAREIHDAGVEVVQA, via the coding sequence ATGTACGCACCGGAACGGCAGCAGGCCATCCTCGGCCATGCCCGCTCGGTCGGTCGGGTGGATGTCAACATGCTGGCCGAGCAGTTCGACGTCACGCCGGAGACGATTCGTCGCGACCTCAACGAGCTGGAGCGGCGCGGCCTGGTCCGCCGAGTTCACGGCGGGGCGATCCCGGTCGAGCGCTTCGGCCTCGAACTCCCGGTCGCCCAGCGCACCAGCCGCAACGCCGAACACAAGGAGCGCATCGCCAAGGCCGCGCTCGATGAGCTGCCCGACAGCGGCTCGATCATCATCGACGCCGGCACCACCACCGTCCGGCTCGCCGAGATGCTGCCCGCGGACCGGCAGTTCACCGTGGTGACGCACGCGTTGCCGATTGCCGCAATGCTGGCCGAACGGCCCAACATCACGCTGCTGCTCGTCGGTGGCCAGGTTCGCCAGGGCACCCTGGCCGCCGTCGGCGGCTGGTCCCAGGCCGGCTACCGCAGCGTGCTCGCCGACGTGGCCTTCGCCGGCACCAACGGCATCAGCCGCAACCGCGGTCTGACCACCCCCGACCTGGCCGAGGCAGCCGTGAAGCAGTCGCTCATCGCCTCGGCCCGCCGCACCATCGTCCTGGCCGACCACAGCAAGGTCGGGCACGACGAGTTCGCCCACGTAGCCGACCTGTCCGAGGTCGACACGTTGATCACCGACAGTGAGGTGGATGCCAACATGGCCCGAGAGATCCACGACGCCGGCGTGGAGGTCGTGCAGGCATGA
- the pfkB gene encoding 1-phosphofructokinase, which yields MTDATRPGSVVTLTPNPSLDHTVEVPVLQVGEVQRTSAALVEAGGKGVNVARVLAKHGHRTTAILPAGIDAQRIIGLLEPQKVRTFPVPISGSIRTNIAVVEQDGTTTKLNEPGAALSDKELAALLSAVEDHLEPRPAWLVAAGSLPAGVPDDFYARVTALAVAAGVPVALDTSGPALAAAVEAGATVIKPNLEELEEILGRELVTVGDVIDAGRDLRAKGTKELLVSMGGHGALLITQEGAWWAGGPPLVPRSTVGAGDCTLSGYLHATGSPDQRLATAVAWGRAACLLPGTTVPSPEQTRACADAVRVVADPDPLQAVKDVAS from the coding sequence ATGACCGACGCCACCCGTCCCGGATCCGTGGTCACCCTGACCCCCAACCCGAGCCTGGACCACACGGTCGAGGTTCCCGTCCTGCAGGTCGGCGAGGTGCAGCGCACCAGCGCCGCCCTGGTCGAGGCCGGCGGCAAGGGCGTCAACGTGGCGCGGGTCCTGGCCAAGCACGGACACCGAACCACCGCGATCCTGCCCGCCGGCATCGATGCCCAGCGCATCATCGGCCTGCTCGAGCCGCAGAAGGTCCGCACCTTCCCGGTCCCGATCTCCGGCAGCATCCGGACCAACATCGCGGTCGTCGAGCAGGACGGGACGACCACCAAGCTCAACGAGCCCGGGGCCGCGCTGTCCGACAAGGAACTGGCCGCCCTGCTGAGCGCGGTCGAGGATCACCTCGAACCGCGTCCGGCGTGGCTGGTGGCCGCCGGCAGCCTGCCGGCCGGTGTCCCGGACGACTTCTACGCCCGGGTGACCGCCCTCGCGGTGGCCGCCGGGGTCCCGGTGGCCCTGGACACCTCCGGCCCGGCGCTGGCCGCCGCGGTCGAGGCCGGTGCCACCGTGATCAAGCCCAACCTCGAGGAACTCGAGGAGATCCTGGGCCGCGAACTGGTCACCGTCGGCGACGTCATCGACGCCGGCCGCGACCTGCGGGCCAAGGGCACCAAAGAACTCCTGGTCAGCATGGGCGGCCACGGGGCCCTGCTGATCACGCAGGAGGGGGCATGGTGGGCCGGCGGCCCGCCACTGGTGCCCCGTAGCACCGTGGGCGCGGGTGACTGCACCCTGTCCGGTTACCTGCACGCGACCGGTAGTCCCGATCAACGGCTGGCCACCGCGGTGGCCTGGGGGCGGGCGGCCTGCCTGCTTCCGGGTACTACGGTGCCGAGCCCCGAACAAACCCGAGCCTGCGCCGACGCAGTCCGCGTCGTCGCCGATCCCGATCCCCTCCAAGCAGTGAAGGACGTCGCATCATGA
- a CDS encoding PTS fructose transporter subunit IIC, with amino-acid sequence MKFVAVTSCPTGIAHTYMAAENLEQTGKDLGHDVQVETQGSAGTVPLSDDIIAAADGVIYAADLEVKGKDRFAGKPFVDVGVKKAVHDPKAVLEAAIAAVENAPKAGTPEAAAMAAAAPTPGKSAARDVGVGTRVRQWLMTGVSYMIPFVAAGGILIALGFLFGGDEVVTKLYGGEFEGVTYENVAGSLPLGFPSGQSFDTLLSQAGFAGILFALGKISFFLLVPVLSGYIAFGIADRPGLVPGFVGGLLAAVLGAGFLGGLISGFAAGGLAYALTRLRVPKGVRGIMPVVVIPLVSVIVVGLFMIFVVGKPVAALTTALTDWLNSLAGASGIVLGAILGLMMAFDMGGPLNKVAYTFAAAGLTTAVASESSPAFQIMAAVMAAGMTPPLGMALATAVRKKLWTEAERENGLACWLLGASFITEGAIPFAAAHPLRVIPSCMVGSAVTGALVMGFGNELRAPHGGIFVLPLVSSPVLYLVAIAIGTVITAALVVFLMSLDAKKTERLAHAEDVAEGVAA; translated from the coding sequence ATGAAGTTCGTCGCTGTCACGTCATGCCCGACGGGCATTGCGCACACGTACATGGCCGCCGAGAACCTGGAGCAGACCGGTAAGGACCTCGGCCACGACGTCCAGGTCGAGACCCAGGGCTCCGCCGGCACCGTCCCGTTGTCGGACGACATCATCGCGGCCGCCGACGGCGTCATCTACGCCGCCGATCTGGAGGTCAAGGGCAAGGACCGGTTCGCCGGCAAGCCCTTCGTCGATGTCGGCGTCAAGAAGGCCGTGCACGACCCCAAGGCCGTCCTCGAGGCCGCCATCGCCGCGGTCGAGAACGCCCCCAAGGCCGGCACCCCGGAGGCGGCCGCGATGGCCGCCGCCGCTCCGACCCCCGGCAAGTCCGCCGCCCGCGACGTGGGTGTCGGCACCCGGGTCCGCCAGTGGCTGATGACCGGTGTCTCCTACATGATCCCGTTCGTCGCGGCCGGTGGCATCCTCATCGCCCTGGGCTTCCTGTTCGGTGGGGACGAGGTCGTCACCAAGCTCTACGGCGGTGAGTTCGAAGGCGTCACCTACGAGAACGTCGCCGGCAGCCTGCCCCTGGGCTTCCCGTCCGGCCAGAGCTTCGACACGCTGCTCTCGCAGGCCGGCTTCGCGGGCATCCTGTTCGCGCTCGGCAAGATCTCCTTCTTCCTGCTGGTGCCGGTGCTGTCCGGCTACATCGCCTTCGGCATCGCCGACCGGCCCGGCCTGGTCCCCGGCTTCGTCGGTGGCCTGCTGGCCGCGGTCCTGGGCGCCGGCTTCCTCGGTGGTCTGATCTCCGGCTTCGCGGCCGGCGGTCTGGCCTACGCCCTCACCCGGCTCCGGGTGCCCAAGGGCGTCCGCGGCATCATGCCCGTCGTGGTGATCCCGCTGGTCTCGGTCATCGTCGTCGGCCTGTTCATGATCTTCGTCGTCGGCAAGCCGGTGGCCGCGCTGACCACCGCGCTGACCGATTGGCTCAACAGCCTGGCCGGTGCCAGCGGCATCGTCCTGGGCGCCATCCTGGGCCTGATGATGGCCTTCGACATGGGCGGCCCGCTGAACAAGGTGGCCTACACCTTCGCGGCGGCCGGCCTGACCACCGCCGTGGCCAGCGAATCGTCGCCGGCGTTCCAGATCATGGCCGCCGTCATGGCCGCCGGCATGACCCCGCCGCTGGGCATGGCGCTGGCCACCGCGGTCCGCAAGAAGTTGTGGACCGAGGCCGAGCGCGAGAACGGTCTGGCCTGTTGGTTGCTGGGTGCTTCGTTCATCACCGAGGGCGCCATCCCGTTCGCCGCCGCTCACCCGCTGCGCGTCATCCCGTCGTGCATGGTCGGCTCCGCGGTCACCGGTGCGTTGGTCATGGGCTTCGGCAACGAGCTGCGGGCCCCGCACGGCGGCATCTTCGTGCTGCCGCTGGTCAGCAGCCCGGTGCTGTACCTGGTGGCGATCGCGATCGGCACCGTCATCACCGCCGCGCTGGTCGTCTTCCTGATGAGCCTGGACGCCAAGAAGACCGAGCGTCTGGCCCACGCCGAGGACGTCGCCGAAGGTGTTGCGGCCTGA
- the ptsP gene encoding phosphoenolpyruvate--protein phosphotransferase, with protein MESGWAAAPRSARWSSWLPRCAPPAHEAAAANIEQATDLVQQSFEYVASNLRTRAAQAESTVAAVLEATSLMAQDPGLLADVLRRMATGVGPATAVDQAVEGFCSILEMSGGYMAERVTDLRDVRDRIVAQVLGQKPPGLPQMTEPSVVVAADLAPADTATLDLDHVVAIVTELGGPTSHTAIIAAQLDLPCVVRTAGALELVDGDIIAVDAAHGTVVKDPDDSLREAILARASARAALKESSGGPGKTKDGQAVQLLANIGKVEDAEKAAKQDLEGVGLFRTEVLFLDSKTAPSVETQVKAYTKVFQAFGDRKVVVRTLDAGADKPLAFAPSDEEENPALGVRGLRMDRRYPQLLDDQLTAIAQAAKATGAKVWVMAPMVATVHEAQAFEQRVKSHDLPVGGIMIEVPAAALRAPHLIEKVDFFSIGTNDLTQYAMATDRMAGELAELLDPWQPAVLDLIAMAGAAGKAADKPVGVCGEAARDPLLALVLVGLGITSLSMAPNGVPAVRYALARTTTAQCEELAAAARGAIDAAAARSAVEALVDPEILLAL; from the coding sequence CTGGAGTCGGGGTGGGCCGCGGCTCCGCGGTCGGCAAGGTGGTCAAGCTGGCTCCCCCGGTGCGCCCCCCCGGCCCACGAGGCCGCCGCCGCGAACATCGAGCAGGCCACCGATCTGGTCCAGCAGTCCTTCGAGTACGTCGCCAGCAACCTGCGGACGCGGGCCGCCCAGGCCGAGTCCACGGTGGCCGCGGTGCTCGAGGCCACCTCGCTGATGGCCCAGGATCCGGGCCTGCTGGCCGACGTGCTGCGCCGGATGGCCACCGGCGTCGGTCCGGCCACGGCCGTGGACCAGGCCGTGGAGGGCTTCTGTTCCATCCTGGAGATGAGCGGCGGCTACATGGCCGAGCGGGTCACCGACCTGCGTGACGTGCGTGACCGGATCGTGGCCCAGGTGCTGGGCCAGAAGCCGCCGGGGCTGCCGCAGATGACCGAGCCGTCGGTCGTCGTGGCCGCCGACCTGGCGCCGGCCGACACCGCCACCCTCGATCTGGACCACGTCGTCGCCATCGTCACCGAGCTCGGCGGGCCGACCAGCCACACCGCGATCATCGCCGCCCAGCTCGACCTGCCCTGCGTCGTGCGCACGGCCGGCGCGCTGGAGCTGGTCGACGGCGACATCATCGCCGTCGACGCCGCGCACGGCACCGTGGTCAAGGACCCCGACGACAGCCTGCGGGAAGCCATCCTGGCCCGGGCCAGCGCCCGGGCCGCGCTCAAGGAGTCCAGTGGCGGCCCCGGCAAGACCAAGGACGGCCAGGCCGTCCAGCTGCTGGCCAACATCGGCAAGGTCGAGGACGCCGAGAAGGCGGCCAAGCAGGACCTCGAGGGCGTCGGCCTGTTCCGCACCGAGGTGCTGTTCCTGGACTCCAAGACCGCGCCGTCGGTCGAGACCCAGGTCAAGGCCTACACCAAGGTGTTCCAGGCTTTCGGCGATCGCAAGGTCGTGGTCCGCACCCTGGACGCCGGCGCGGACAAGCCGCTGGCCTTCGCGCCCAGCGACGAGGAGGAGAACCCCGCCCTGGGCGTGCGCGGTCTGCGGATGGACCGCCGGTACCCGCAGCTGCTCGACGATCAGCTGACCGCCATCGCGCAGGCGGCCAAGGCCACCGGCGCCAAGGTCTGGGTGATGGCCCCCATGGTCGCCACGGTGCACGAGGCGCAGGCGTTCGAGCAGCGGGTCAAATCCCACGATCTGCCGGTCGGCGGCATCATGATCGAGGTTCCGGCCGCGGCCCTGCGCGCGCCGCACCTGATCGAGAAGGTCGACTTCTTCTCCATCGGCACCAACGACCTGACCCAGTACGCGATGGCCACCGACCGGATGGCCGGCGAGCTGGCCGAGCTGCTCGATCCCTGGCAGCCGGCCGTGCTCGATCTGATCGCCATGGCCGGCGCGGCCGGCAAAGCCGCCGACAAGCCGGTCGGCGTGTGCGGCGAGGCCGCCCGTGACCCGCTGCTGGCCCTGGTCCTGGTCGGGCTGGGCATCACCAGCCTGTCCATGGCGCCGAACGGGGTGCCGGCCGTGCGGTATGCGCTGGCCCGCACCACCACCGCGCAGTGCGAGGAGCTGGCGGCGGCCGCTCGGGGCGCGATCGACGCCGCCGCCGCGAGGTCCGCGGTGGAGGCCCTGGTCGACCCGGAGATCCTGCTCGCCCTGTAG
- a CDS encoding PTS sugar transporter subunit IIA gives MTDLITPELVVLNLVATDKADATRQLAQKLQAAGRVTDLEGFLADVAAREAQMATGMPGGIGLPHARSEHVTVPSLGLARVPGGVDFGAPDGPATLVFLIAAPAGGGSEHLTILAALARRLVRPAFRQTIIDAADEAAVASYVQSEVGS, from the coding sequence ATGACCGACCTGATCACACCCGAACTCGTGGTCCTGAACCTGGTGGCCACCGACAAGGCCGACGCCACCAGGCAGCTCGCGCAGAAGCTGCAGGCCGCCGGTCGGGTCACCGATCTGGAGGGCTTCCTGGCCGACGTGGCCGCCCGCGAGGCGCAGATGGCCACCGGCATGCCCGGCGGGATCGGCCTCCCGCACGCCCGTTCCGAGCACGTCACCGTGCCCTCCCTCGGGCTGGCCAGGGTCCCCGGCGGCGTCGATTTCGGCGCCCCCGACGGCCCGGCGACGCTGGTGTTCCTGATCGCCGCCCCCGCCGGTGGCGGTTCCGAGCACCTGACCATCCTGGCGGCGCTGGCCCGCCGGCTGGTTCGTCCCGCCTTCCGCCAGACCATCATCGACGCCGCCGACGAAGCCGCCGTGGCGTCCTACGTTCAGTCCGAGGTGGGTAGCTGA